The following proteins are co-located in the Bacteroidales bacterium genome:
- the recJ gene encoding single-stranded-DNA-specific exonuclease RecJ, whose product MDKRWVVKHPGDLQKSRHLQEVLGISEVLATLLVQREIYTFEEAKSFFRPQLEQLHDPFLMKDMDKAVVRITQAIENNEKILVYGDYDVDGTTAVALVYSFLKERYEHMDYYIPDRYLEGYGISYKGIDFAVENGFSLIIALDCGIKAIEKVAYAAERSIDFIICDHHRPGDEIPNAIAVLDPKRNDCDYPYKELSGCGIGFKLIQGLTHFWGKSKDKTLIKYLDLVAVSIAADIVPITGENRILTHYGLKLLNSSPRPGILAIMQVSGITNTETETFAREMSISDLVFFIGPRINAAGRMESGRESVSLLIADDAGAASLMANQINQYNTSRRSLDMLTTQEALDMISGNGILQKNKSTVVFNPDWHKGVIGIVASRLTDHYYRPTIVFTRSNDMITGSARSVKDFDIYDAIDACNQYIEHFGGHKYAAGLSIRPENFDAFCRHFEEVVSGSITEKMLIPEVEIDLTIELNQINSKFMRILKQFAPFGPGNMAPIFQTNGVVDTGRARVVGKNHLKFEVVHPETRGFPFPAIAFQQGRHIEMMLTGKPFNICYHLEENYWNGNVTLQLNVKDISFDEPPYRN is encoded by the coding sequence ATGGACAAAAGGTGGGTAGTTAAGCATCCGGGTGATCTGCAGAAAAGCCGTCATTTGCAGGAAGTACTCGGAATCAGCGAAGTGCTTGCTACTTTATTGGTTCAGAGAGAAATCTACACCTTTGAAGAGGCAAAGTCTTTCTTCCGGCCTCAACTAGAACAGCTTCATGACCCTTTCCTGATGAAAGACATGGACAAAGCCGTTGTAAGGATCACGCAGGCAATTGAAAATAATGAAAAAATCCTTGTTTACGGAGATTACGATGTTGATGGAACAACTGCGGTTGCCCTGGTTTACTCTTTCCTTAAGGAGCGTTATGAACACATGGATTACTACATTCCCGACCGCTATCTTGAAGGTTACGGCATTTCGTACAAGGGAATTGACTTCGCAGTTGAAAATGGTTTTAGCCTCATCATAGCGCTAGATTGCGGAATTAAAGCCATTGAAAAGGTGGCCTACGCAGCCGAGAGAAGTATTGATTTCATAATTTGCGACCACCACAGGCCTGGCGACGAAATCCCAAACGCAATAGCAGTGCTTGACCCCAAAAGGAATGATTGTGATTATCCATATAAGGAACTTTCTGGTTGCGGGATTGGATTCAAACTGATACAAGGCCTGACACACTTCTGGGGTAAATCAAAAGATAAAACGCTTATCAAATACCTCGATCTGGTTGCCGTAAGCATTGCTGCCGATATTGTACCAATTACTGGTGAAAACCGGATTCTCACGCATTATGGCCTGAAATTACTCAACAGCAGTCCACGCCCGGGGATTCTTGCCATTATGCAGGTTAGCGGCATAACCAACACCGAAACCGAGACGTTTGCCAGGGAAATGAGCATCAGTGACCTCGTATTTTTTATCGGGCCAAGAATCAATGCCGCAGGAAGAATGGAGAGTGGCCGGGAATCTGTTTCCTTACTTATTGCTGATGATGCGGGAGCGGCTTCCTTGATGGCGAACCAAATCAACCAATACAATACCTCGCGCAGAAGCCTGGATATGCTTACAACCCAGGAAGCGCTGGATATGATCTCCGGAAATGGGATATTGCAAAAGAATAAATCAACCGTAGTATTTAATCCAGATTGGCATAAAGGTGTAATTGGTATTGTAGCTTCACGGCTCACCGATCATTATTACCGGCCAACCATTGTGTTCACAAGATCAAACGATATGATCACTGGTTCAGCGCGATCAGTCAAGGATTTTGATATCTATGATGCCATTGATGCCTGCAACCAGTATATTGAGCATTTTGGAGGTCATAAATACGCTGCAGGGTTATCAATCAGACCCGAGAATTTTGATGCTTTCTGCAGGCATTTCGAAGAAGTTGTTTCGGGCAGCATCACGGAAAAAATGCTGATCCCGGAAGTTGAAATTGACCTCACCATTGAGCTTAACCAGATCAACTCAAAATTCATGCGGATCCTCAAACAATTCGCACCTTTTGGCCCAGGAAACATGGCCCCGATCTTTCAAACCAATGGAGTGGTTGACACTGGCAGGGCGAGGGTAGTGGGTAAAAATCACCTGAAATTTGAAGTTGTGCATCCCGAAACCCGCGGGTTTCCCTTTCCTGCGATTGCTTTCCAGCAAGGCAGGCATATTGAAATGATGCTTACTGGAAAGCCTTTTAACATTTGTTATCATCTGGAGGAAAACTACTGGAATGGGAATGTTACGCTGCAGTTGAATGTGAAAGACATCAGCTTTGATGAACCGCCTTACAGAAATTAG
- a CDS encoding T9SS type A sorting domain-containing protein, producing MRKTAILTLLIISFFHLHLFAQQAWNRLFYFPQENTINDMMLIPGTNKLIAVCAGSTVLYSTDMGESWELQFNPAGLNNYANLKSVYFLNASTGFISTSNALILKTTNGGSSWTQVYSGVPAISFNDFHFIDNNLGYACGNHGWMIKTTDAGQTWDYLSSSVLVHLLEIEFISDTKGFILTESEEYLLETIDAGETWQAKSFSPPLEVSEMYGLQFVNDTTGFVFGKNSSSTGSYGKVYKTTDAGITWIEVLHESSLNQGSMAFADEMHGFIAFHRWLELGICYTSDGGNTWQNTQMQAPFYSFSINTALYITPDIALAAGSRSLLIKSSNGCLDWTQLSQSGIHFPVEYVQFVGPTIGFATDNPGLRGIAGNQLWKTTNGGQSWEFNRTLWGYGGCFHFPDETNGFAASTDYYDDEFTFYRTNDCGENWEEIIFKSDFMPSDIRFSDLQSGFIAGDKILKTIDGGNTWDVVYTGSANYLRIFYQSADDVVIIGEHSLIFSTDAGSSWTERAINNTWPVNDAWMKDDGTIFIAFGDDISWSNDLGLTWIASSLENGNPIEFKSLFFSSHAIGYAAGHGNFETMLKTIDGGLTWNALEIQATSPLNSVYFLDDLHGFAFGKLGLVLETHTGGLVGVDTPIQANANVYFNIYPNPFTDLITIEPLTQDHLGSMEFEIFSMAGKLIMSGEITDQNQSHTISTENMPQGIYLMRLRTQTWPGQTTKLIKY from the coding sequence ATGAGAAAAACAGCAATCCTTACCTTATTAATTATCTCCTTTTTCCATTTACATCTTTTTGCCCAGCAAGCATGGAACCGCCTTTTTTATTTTCCCCAGGAAAACACCATCAACGATATGATGCTTATTCCGGGAACAAATAAGCTTATTGCTGTTTGCGCGGGTTCAACAGTATTGTATTCTACAGATATGGGAGAGAGCTGGGAGTTGCAATTTAATCCTGCCGGCTTAAACAATTATGCGAACCTCAAAAGTGTGTACTTTTTAAACGCCAGCACCGGTTTTATTTCAACTTCAAATGCTTTGATCCTGAAAACTACAAATGGCGGAAGTTCATGGACGCAGGTATATTCCGGCGTGCCTGCCATTTCATTCAACGATTTTCATTTTATTGATAACAACCTTGGCTATGCCTGTGGCAATCATGGCTGGATGATTAAAACAACCGATGCCGGTCAAACATGGGATTATTTAAGTTCATCAGTACTTGTCCACCTGCTGGAAATTGAATTTATTTCAGATACCAAGGGCTTTATCCTTACCGAATCAGAAGAATATTTACTTGAAACCATTGATGCCGGCGAAACATGGCAGGCCAAATCATTTTCACCTCCTTTAGAAGTTTCAGAGATGTATGGTTTGCAATTTGTAAACGATACTACTGGATTTGTTTTTGGAAAGAATTCTTCTTCGACTGGCTCTTATGGCAAAGTTTATAAAACCACCGATGCAGGTATAACATGGATCGAAGTACTCCACGAATCTAGTCTTAACCAGGGAAGTATGGCTTTCGCAGATGAAATGCATGGTTTTATTGCTTTCCATCGCTGGTTGGAACTGGGCATCTGCTATACTTCTGATGGAGGAAACACCTGGCAAAATACCCAAATGCAGGCGCCATTTTATTCGTTTAGCATCAACACGGCCTTGTATATTACTCCCGATATTGCTCTAGCAGCTGGATCTCGCAGTTTGCTGATCAAATCAAGCAACGGTTGTTTGGATTGGACACAGCTTTCACAGAGCGGCATTCATTTCCCGGTTGAATATGTGCAGTTTGTTGGCCCAACTATTGGTTTCGCAACTGATAACCCCGGATTAAGAGGGATAGCCGGGAATCAACTATGGAAAACCACCAACGGCGGACAAAGCTGGGAATTCAACAGGACCCTTTGGGGGTATGGGGGCTGTTTTCATTTCCCGGATGAAACAAACGGTTTTGCCGCATCCACCGATTATTATGATGATGAATTCACTTTTTACCGGACAAATGATTGCGGGGAAAACTGGGAAGAAATAATTTTCAAATCGGATTTCATGCCTTCCGATATCAGGTTTTCTGATCTGCAATCGGGTTTCATTGCCGGAGATAAAATTCTCAAAACCATTGATGGCGGCAATACCTGGGATGTTGTGTACACAGGTTCTGCCAATTATTTAAGAATATTTTATCAATCCGCTGATGATGTTGTGATCATTGGTGAACATTCTTTGATTTTCAGCACCGATGCCGGTTCATCCTGGACGGAGCGGGCGATAAACAATACCTGGCCGGTAAACGATGCATGGATGAAAGATGACGGAACAATTTTCATCGCTTTTGGTGATGATATTTCCTGGTCAAACGATTTGGGTCTCACCTGGATCGCCAGCAGTCTGGAAAATGGAAATCCAATAGAATTCAAAAGCCTGTTTTTCTCTTCGCACGCTATTGGTTATGCTGCCGGTCATGGCAATTTTGAAACCATGCTTAAAACTATTGATGGCGGCCTTACCTGGAATGCACTTGAAATTCAGGCTACTTCGCCATTGAACAGTGTTTATTTCCTGGATGATTTACATGGTTTTGCATTTGGTAAACTGGGCCTGGTGCTCGAAACACATACCGGAGGTTTGGTTGGAGTTGATACTCCCATTCAGGCTAATGCTAACGTGTATTTTAATATTTACCCAAACCCTTTCACTGATTTAATTACCATTGAACCGTTAACCCAGGATCATTTAGGCTCCATGGAATTTGAAATCTTTTCCATGGCCGGGAAACTAATCATGTCTGGTGAAATCACTGATCAGAACCAATCTCATACTATCTCAACTGAAAACATGCCTCAGGGAATTTATTTAATGCGCCTGCGAACCCAAACCTGGCCGGGTCAAACAACAAAACTGATCAAATATTAA
- the hemW gene encoding radical SAM family heme chaperone HemW — translation MAGIYIHIPFCRTKCDYCNFFSLASQRGKDEIAAVICGEIKLQSAYLSSEMVSSIYFGGGTPTLLPESDIASILNEIKREFRLSPDVEITIEANPDDISKEKLKSFHSIGINRLSIGIQSFFPADLHYLNRLHDPAQAFRAIEDALETGFNNISIDLIFGIPGQTLSDLEKNLEIYRSYKLPHLSAYALTVEPSTALAWKIKHNKVEPVLDEEQTAQFLFLMQWMENEGYSQYEISNYALPGFESRHNSAYWKGEKYLGLGPSAHSFDGVSRQWNVSNLTKYVEGVRSGKLIFEKEMLTEIKHHNEYIMMAIRTRDGIDLEYFGQRFGEKALSQLKMNHQILIITGGNVRPNDWFQNTERSIVLSKQGKLFADHIAAGLFQQD, via the coding sequence ATGGCAGGTATCTACATCCATATCCCCTTTTGCCGCACCAAGTGCGATTATTGCAATTTTTTCTCCCTTGCATCGCAACGTGGCAAAGATGAAATTGCTGCAGTGATTTGCGGGGAAATTAAACTTCAATCCGCTTATTTAAGTAGCGAAATGGTTTCATCCATTTATTTTGGCGGCGGAACTCCAACACTGCTTCCAGAAAGCGATATTGCAAGTATTTTGAACGAAATAAAGCGTGAATTCCGGCTAAGCCCCGATGTAGAAATTACAATCGAAGCCAACCCTGACGACATCAGCAAAGAAAAGTTGAAGTCTTTTCATAGCATCGGCATCAACCGGCTCAGCATTGGTATCCAATCCTTTTTTCCTGCCGATTTGCATTACTTAAACCGCCTGCATGATCCGGCACAGGCTTTTCGGGCCATTGAAGATGCACTTGAAACCGGTTTCAATAATATAAGCATTGATCTGATCTTCGGAATTCCCGGACAAACGCTTTCCGACCTGGAAAAAAATCTTGAAATCTACCGGTCTTACAAGCTACCGCACTTATCGGCATATGCTTTAACTGTTGAGCCTTCCACAGCATTGGCCTGGAAAATCAAACACAATAAAGTAGAACCGGTTCTTGATGAAGAGCAAACCGCACAGTTCCTTTTCCTGATGCAATGGATGGAAAATGAAGGGTACTCTCAATACGAAATATCAAATTACGCTTTGCCGGGGTTTGAATCAAGGCATAATTCAGCTTACTGGAAAGGAGAAAAATACCTGGGTTTGGGCCCATCAGCTCACTCCTTCGATGGCGTTTCCAGGCAATGGAATGTTTCGAACCTGACGAAATACGTTGAAGGGGTCAGATCCGGAAAGTTGATTTTCGAAAAAGAAATGCTGACCGAGATTAAGCATCACAATGAGTATATCATGATGGCGATCAGAACCAGGGATGGAATTGACCTGGAATATTTTGGGCAACGGTTCGGAGAGAAAGCCCTGAGCCAACTGAAAATGAACCATCAAATTTTGATTATAACCGGTGGCAATGTGCGTCCCAATGATTGGTTCCAGAACACGGAGCGCAGCATTGTACTAAGCAAACAAGGGAAGTTGTTTGCTGATCATATTGCAGCCGGCCTTTTTCAACAGGATTGA
- a CDS encoding LysE family transporter: MLPFFEGVLLGLTLAVLFGPALFSLLQTSVHRGPRAGVLLALGIIGSDITIVLLCYMGVTQLLVNDRNYLFLGLLSGIIMIIFGIVTYTRKVLDVENGNGLKDKMPGPLTFLLKGYFLNIANPFIWIFWISLMVGISANYDQDKTAILAFFAGALVTILATDFAKVAIANRIKKFLTIAIMTWVNRIVGIILCFFGVVLIARVCFNF, translated from the coding sequence ATGCTTCCTTTCTTTGAAGGAGTTTTACTCGGATTAACGTTGGCTGTGCTGTTCGGACCGGCTTTATTCAGCTTGCTGCAAACAAGTGTTCACCGGGGGCCACGGGCGGGTGTGCTTCTTGCTTTGGGCATCATCGGCAGCGATATCACTATTGTTTTGCTTTGTTATATGGGTGTCACCCAATTGCTGGTGAATGATCGCAATTACCTTTTCCTTGGACTGTTAAGCGGTATTATTATGATAATTTTTGGGATTGTTACTTACACCCGGAAGGTACTTGATGTTGAAAACGGTAACGGACTGAAGGATAAAATGCCAGGGCCCTTAACATTTTTACTTAAGGGCTACTTTTTAAATATTGCGAACCCATTTATCTGGATTTTCTGGATTTCTCTCATGGTGGGCATCAGCGCCAATTATGACCAGGATAAAACGGCCATCCTCGCCTTTTTTGCCGGAGCATTGGTAACAATTCTTGCAACCGACTTTGCCAAAGTGGCCATAGCGAACCGGATCAAAAAATTTCTCACCATTGCCATCATGACCTGGGTGAACAGGATAGTTGGTATTATTTTATGTTTTTTTGGTGTTGTGCTGATAGCAAGGGTTTGCTTCAACTTCTAA
- a CDS encoding T9SS type A sorting domain-containing protein: protein MRKIYVFIIFAVMLPQLLEAQQAWNHIVNLPQENTINDMMLIPGTNKLVAVCAGSTVMYSTDMGENWELQFNPAGLNNYANLKSVYFLNANTGFISTSNALILKTTNGGSSWTQVYSGVPAISFNDFHFIDNNLGYACGNHGWIIKTTDAGQTWDYLSSSVIEHLLEIEFISDTKGFILTGSEEYLLETIDAGETWQAKTLSPALDVSEMYDLQFVNDTTGFIFGQHSSMSDSYGKVYKTTDAGITWIEVLDEAGVNQGSMAFADEMHGFITFHRWLELGICYTSDGGSTWQSTQIPAQFYWFDINSALYISPDIALAAGYCSLLIKSNNGGINWMQLSQNTFEFPVENVQFVNPSIGFATDSHELRGVAGKNLWKTSDAGQSWEINRTLWGDGGCFHFPDETNGFAASAHLYYDVFTFYRTNDCGEKWEEITFTKGFIMPADIRFYDLQSGFIAGDKIIKTIDGGNTWDVVYTGSANYLRIFYQSADDVVIIGEHSLIFSSDNGSSWTARGINNAWPVNDAWMKEDGTIFIAFGDDISWSNDLGLTWNASVLESSNPIEFKSLFFSSHAIGYAAGHGNFETMLKTIDGGLTWNALEIPATSPLNSVYFLDDLHGFAFGKLGMVLETHTGGLVGVDTPIQANANVYFNIYPNPFTNLTTIEPLTQDHLGTMEFEIFSMAGKLIMSGEITDQNQSHTISTENMPQGIYLLRLRTQTWPGQTTKLIKY, encoded by the coding sequence ATGAGAAAAATTTATGTTTTTATAATTTTCGCTGTAATGCTTCCCCAATTATTGGAAGCCCAGCAAGCCTGGAACCATATTGTAAATCTGCCCCAGGAAAACACCATCAACGATATGATGCTTATTCCGGGAACAAATAAGCTTGTTGCCGTTTGCGCGGGTTCAACAGTAATGTATTCTACAGATATGGGGGAGAATTGGGAGTTACAATTTAATCCTGCCGGTTTGAATAATTATGCGAACCTTAAAAGTGTGTACTTTTTAAATGCCAACACCGGTTTTATTTCAACTTCAAACGCTTTGATCCTAAAAACCACGAATGGCGGAAGCTCATGGACGCAGGTGTATTCCGGCGTGCCTGCCATTTCATTCAACGATTTTCATTTTATTGATAACAACCTTGGCTATGCCTGTGGCAATCATGGCTGGATTATTAAAACAACCGATGCCGGTCAAACCTGGGATTATCTAAGTTCATCAGTAATTGAACACCTGCTGGAAATTGAATTTATTTCAGATACCAAGGGTTTTATCCTCACCGGATCGGAAGAATATTTACTTGAAACAATTGATGCCGGTGAAACCTGGCAGGCCAAAACATTATCACCAGCTTTAGATGTTTCAGAGATGTATGATTTGCAATTCGTGAACGATACTACAGGATTCATTTTTGGACAACATTCTTCTATGTCTGACTCCTATGGCAAAGTTTATAAAACCACCGATGCCGGTATAACATGGATCGAAGTACTGGATGAAGCCGGTGTTAACCAGGGAAGTATGGCGTTCGCAGATGAAATGCATGGTTTTATCACTTTCCATCGCTGGTTGGAACTGGGCATCTGCTATACTTCTGATGGAGGCAGCACATGGCAAAGCACTCAAATACCAGCGCAATTTTACTGGTTTGATATCAACTCAGCCTTGTATATTTCTCCTGACATTGCATTAGCTGCCGGATACTGCAGTTTGTTGATAAAATCCAATAATGGAGGTATAAATTGGATGCAACTTTCGCAGAACACATTTGAATTCCCGGTTGAAAATGTGCAGTTCGTTAATCCATCAATTGGTTTCGCCACTGATAGCCATGAATTGAGGGGCGTAGCCGGGAAAAATTTATGGAAAACAAGTGACGCAGGACAAAGCTGGGAAATCAACAGGACCCTGTGGGGGGATGGAGGTTGTTTTCATTTCCCGGATGAAACAAACGGCTTCGCTGCGTCCGCTCATTTATATTATGATGTATTCACTTTTTACCGAACAAATGATTGCGGGGAAAAATGGGAAGAAATAACTTTCACAAAAGGTTTCATTATGCCTGCTGATATCAGGTTTTATGATCTGCAATCGGGTTTCATTGCCGGGGATAAAATTATCAAAACCATTGATGGCGGCAATACCTGGGATGTTGTGTACACAGGGTCTGCCAATTATTTAAGAATATTTTATCAATCCGCTGATGATGTTGTGATCATTGGTGAACATTCTTTGATTTTCAGCAGCGATAACGGTTCATCGTGGACGGCGCGGGGAATCAACAATGCCTGGCCGGTAAACGATGCATGGATGAAAGAAGACGGAACGATTTTCATCGCATTTGGTGATGACATTTCCTGGTCAAACGATTTGGGCCTCACCTGGAACGCCAGCGTGTTGGAAAGTTCAAATCCAATAGAATTCAAAAGCCTGTTTTTCTCTTCGCACGCTATTGGTTATGCCGCCGGCCATGGCAATTTTGAAACCATGCTTAAAACTATTGATGGCGGCCTTACCTGGAATGCACTTGAAATTCCGGCTACTTCGCCATTGAACAGTGTTTATTTCCTGGATGATTTACATGGCTTTGCATTCGGGAAACTGGGCATGGTGCTCGAAACGCATACCGGAGGTTTGGTTGGAGTTGATACTCCCATTCAGGCTAATGCTAACGTGTATTTTAATATTTACCCAAACCCTTTCACAAATTTAACTACCATTGAACCGTTAACCCAGGATCATTTAGGCACCATGGAATTTGAAATCTTTTCCATGGCCGGGAAACTTATCATGTCTGGTGAAATCACTGATCAGAACCAATCTCATACTATCTCAACTGAAAACATGCCTCAGGGAATTTATTTATTGCGCCTGCGAACCCAAACCTGGCCTGGTCAAACAACAAAACTGATCAAATATTAA